In a genomic window of Larus michahellis chromosome 3, bLarMic1.1, whole genome shotgun sequence:
- the LOC141740519 gene encoding protein ELYS-like → MRDLTAEVTSSLLQFPEVTLQALGEDEGTLGSVLCGRFSGGRNGLAWLARGPHLEVVNSVTGERLSAYRFSGVNEQPPTVRVVKEFSWEKRTGLLVGLEDAEGSVLCLYDLGLSRVVKAVVLPGRVTAIEPVANHGGPSVSTQHLHQSLRWLFGVAAVATDAGHLLLVDLSLDDCSCTQNDIEALDLEVVTKNPAEVAQRRETVTSEGRCLCFQLQNASGTAVSALCYISRSNQLVVGFSDGYLSLWNMKTLKREHHSQLEGGRIPVYAVTFQEPENDPRNCCYLWAVQSTQESEGDVVSLHLLQLAFGDRKRVASGQVMYEGLEYRGKKFSLDLTGGVFPLRGQMSTKLISCQTVEKFRSDVDGEDSVNEVTSPDTSVSVFSWQVNTYGQGKPSTYLGVFDINRWYSAQMPDSVRPEEFPHECPYFALWSLDTVVSVTSPKLLLDILVHERSLSRGVPPSYPPPERFFHPGNYNFDGTCLLTSGVVHMTCTGFQKETLNFLKKSGPSIWEAIQDSYNRCLVAGLLSPRPVDVQPSSLSQEEQLEAVLSAAVQTGSVGLLTGCIKHWISEEQPRSAGNLRFVLEWTWNQVISTKEEFDQICVPLFDGSCNFIDPQTLRSLQRCQLLLSNLSTVLNCFLTEAQELTEKGFADVTNKQAVTGLISLYARVVIWFCRSGLLPEGLDDDTRLSRPFYNYPLIESYYTGHRQKLERLSRGKWDSDCLMVDGMVSQLGDQVEKLWRRDAGGTGKYPPASLHALLDLYLLESIEENCKHAITIYLLLDIKRSFPSETETSIDSFATAFGIPWGLVKLVEGFWLLDHNDYENSLALLFHPATIKTASWQHKRIIQSLLCQGEHGQALRYIQLMRPPTASSGEVQLLLTVLLSNRCMVEAWGLLHQHAAQANLEDLLKRMYEMCREMGLMEDLLKLPFTDTEQECLEKFLRTSAGVQNQEFLLVYHLQRANYIAALELNQSMNVNLMNDGDHRLTDRAVARNSLLAQYDKILPRIERQLAVERAKLYHLPALASREVSRPKPLTPVRKQAKAGNVRRRPNFLAKILSRIKEPWAGMKEKTSFSQGGF, encoded by the exons atgcgagacctaacagctgaggtaacgagcagtctgctgcagtttccagaggtgactcttcaggcacttggggaagatgagggaaccctcggctcggtgctgtgcgggaggttttctggag ggagaaacggcctggcgtggttggcacgtggtcctcaccttgaggtggtgaactctgtgacaggagagcggctctctgcgtaccgtttcagtggagtcaatgaacagcctcccactgttcgtgtggtgaaggagttttcctgggagaagagaactggactgctggttgggttggaagacgcagagggaagcgttctctgtctgtacgaccttggactctcaagagtggttaaagcagttgttcttcccgggagg gtaaccgctatagaacccgtagcgaatcacggaggacccagcgtgagcactcagcacctccatcagagtctgcgatggctctttggggtggcagcagtggctacagatgctggccatctacttctggttgaccttagtttggatgattgctcctgcactcagaacgatatcgaagcattgg atctagaagttgtcactaaaaatcctgctgaagttgcacaaagaagagaaactgtgaccagcgaagggaggtgtctctgttttcaactacaaaatgcttccggaacagcagtatcagccctgtgctacataagcagaagcaaccagctcgttgtgggtttctcggatggctacctgtcgctctggaatatgaaaacgttgaagagaga gcaccactctcagcttgaaggagggaggattcctgtctatgctgtcacttttcaagagccggagaatgatcctcgcaattgttgctacttgtgggctgttcagtctacgcaggaaag tgaaggcgatgtggtgagtttacacctgctgcagttagcgtttggtgacagaaaacgcgtggcctcaggacaagtcatgtatgag ggtttggaataccgtggcaaaaagttcagtttagatctcacgggtggagtctttcccttgagaggccagatGAGTactaaattaatcagctgccagactgtcgaaaaattccgcagcgacgttgacggagaggatagcgtaaatgaag tcacgtctcctgacaccagtgtctcagtcttcagttggcaagtgaatacgtacggtcagggaaaaccatctacttacctgggtgtatttgacattaatcgctggtattctgctcaaatgccagattcagtaag gccggaagaattccctcatgagtgcccctattttgcactgtggtcgctggataccgtagtgagcgtgacttctccgaagctccttttggatattctggtccatgagcggagtctaagtcggggagttcctccttcttatccaccacctgagcggttttttcatccaggcaactataactttg atggtacgtgcttgctgacctccggagtcgttcacatgacttgcaccggcttccagaaggag accttgaattttttgaagaaatctggcccttcaatatgggaagccattcaggatagctacaataggtgtcttgtagctggcttgctgtctccaagaccagttgatgtccagccatccagtttgagtcag gaggagcagctggaagcagtattgtcagctgctgtccagacaggttctgtgggacttctgactggatgcattaaacattggatatctgaag agcagccaaggtctgctggtaatttacggtttgttcttgagtggacatggaaccaagtgatctctacaaaggaagaatttgaccaaatct gtgttccgctgtttgatggctcttgcaacttcattgacccccagacattacggtctctccagcgctgccagttgcttttgagcaaccttagcacggtcttaaactgttttctcacagaagcacaagagcttactgaaaaag gttttgcagacgtgacaaataagcaagcggtaaccggcctcatttctttgtatgcacgagtggtcatctggttctgtcgatccggtctccttccagagggtttag atgacgatacgcgtttgtcaagacctttctacaattatcctctgattgagagctactatactggtcaccgacagaaacttgagcgtttatcaag aggaaaatgggactcggactgcttgatggttgatggaatggtttcccagttaggagaccaagtggagaagctgtggcggagagatgcaggaggaactgggaaatacccgcctgccagtttgcat gcactgctggatctctatttgctagaaagcattgaagaaaactgcaaacacgcaatt acaatttacttgctgctggatatcaagcgttcctttccgagtgagacagaaacttcaatcgactccttcgcaactgcctttggcatcccctggggacttgttaagcttgttgaaggtttttggcttctagatcacaatgattacgaa aattcactggccctgctctttcatcccgctacaatcaaaaccgcgtcatggcagcacaagagaattattcagtccctcctgtgccaaggggagcatgggcaagccctcagatacatccagctgatgaggccacccacggcaagcagcggggaagtgcagcttctcctcactgtgttgctctccaatag gtgcatggtggaggcttggggtctgttgcaccaacatgccgctcaggcaaacttagaagacctcttaaaacgcatgtacgaaatgtgccgggagatgggcctgatggaagacttgctgaagctgcctttcacagacaccgaacaa gagtgtttggagaagtttttaaggaccagtgctggtgttcagaatcaagaattccttttagtctaccatctgcagcgtgccaactacattgcagccctagagctgaatcagtccatgaacgtcaatcttatg aacgacggcgatcatcgcttgaccgacagagcagttgccagaaattctctattagcccaatatgacaagatccttccacgaattgaaaggcagctggccgtagagagagccaagctttaccatttgcctgcactggcctcaagagaag tctcaagaccaaagccattaactccagtaagaaaacaagcgaaagcaggaaatgtgcgtcgaagaccaaattttctggcaaaaatattgtccagaattaaagaaccctgggcaggaatgaaggagaaaaccagtttctcacaaggtggattttaa